The following coding sequences are from one Haliotis asinina isolate JCU_RB_2024 chromosome 3, JCU_Hal_asi_v2, whole genome shotgun sequence window:
- the LOC137277940 gene encoding uncharacterized protein encodes MATDLKGELTCPICMELFQRPLRLPCGHSYCRNCLQAVIGQQSQKDIVTGHHRPVNCPECRHMLDATSEGADAFPVDFKLSKLVEVFKKMQDYENQNERKNKEPPDENPEDEATKNQEEELLGACGYTPIAGELPAPEAPKHSTGIGKEGVCDDVERDTCERTKTKTVYGSDSDADSEKELSDDSENAGVPKRRKRRNKVIRFFASLLSLSSSDGEYDLREASSSSSDIDTSRPVRDCKPATKEVPKRRNRWGFLTSSSSESDHHVASSSDDQAHNEPPVRRRPAKKSNSVMATIQKRLKPSSSDNE; translated from the exons ATGGCCACAGATCTGAAAGGTGAACTGACCTGTCCAATATGCATGGAGCTTTTTCAAAGGCCGTTGAGGTTACCGTGTGGTCATTCCTACTGCAGAAATTGCCTACAGGCCGTAATCGGTCAGCAGTCTCAGAAAGACATTGTCACTGGTCATCACAGACCGGTTAATTGTCCAGAATGTCGGCACATGCTGGACGCCACTTCAGAGGGAGCTGACGCGTTTCCGGTGGACTTCAAACTCTCCAAACTGGTAGAGGTCTTCAAGAAAATGCAGGACTATGAGAATCAAAACGAG CGTAAAAACAAAGAACCACCTGACGAAAATCCGGAGGATGAGGCTACAAAGAACCAAGAGGAGGAGCTCCTGGGAGCATGTGGATACACACCAATAGCTGGTGAACTTCCGGCACCAGAGGCTCCCAAACACTCTACGGGCATTGGGAAGGAGGGCGTTTGTGACGACGTGGAAAGGGACACATGTGAACGGACCAAGACAAAAACAGTGTACGGTAGTGATTCGGACGCAGACAGTGAGAAGGAGCTTTCAGACGATAGTGAGAATGCTGGTGTGCCCAAGAGAAGAAAACGAAGGAATAAGGTAATACGATTCTTCGCCTCGCTCCTCTCACTTTCTTCCTCTGATGGAGAATACGATCTCAGGGAGGCTTCCTCGTCTTCTTCTGATATTGACACATCCAGACCTGTGAGAGATTGCAAACCGGCCACTAAAGAAGTCCCAAAGCGTAGGAATCGCTGGGGTTTTCTGACGTCTTCGTCATCAGAATCTGATCACCACGTTGCATCCAGTTCTGACGACCAGGCACACAACGAACCGCCTGTTCGGCGGAGACCAGCGAAGAAATCTAACAGTGTCATGGCAACGATTCAAAAACGGCTGAAACCAAGTTCATCCGACAACGAATAG